In Bacteroidales bacterium, a genomic segment contains:
- the mnmA gene encoding tRNA 2-thiouridine(34) synthase MnmA, which translates to MSQKGRVLVAMSGGVDSSVAALMLHEQGYEVIGFTLKTWDYSSSGSKHKETGCCSLDSINDARQVAVRMGFKHFVLDVREEFEKKIVSNFIDEYLVGHTPNPCVLCNTFIKWELLLNKADATSCDYIATGHYACVREENKRFVLSKGIDELKDQSYVLWGLKQSFLSRTIFPLGNITKTDIKSLARKSGFDNLSDKSESYEICFIPDDDYRSFLEYRIPGLKEKYNGGNYISTNGKVIGKHKGYPFYTIGQRKGLNIATGTPMYVIEIIPDKNIIVLGTKDELIKTSLKVKNYNLIKYENIPENIEVITKIRYKDHGTVSRLKQQHDFIDIEFMGNVNAIAPGQSAVFYEGKDVVGGGVIV; encoded by the coding sequence GTGTCGCAAAAAGGAAGAGTGTTGGTGGCTATGAGTGGCGGAGTGGATAGCTCCGTTGCTGCATTAATGCTTCATGAACAGGGTTATGAAGTGATTGGTTTTACGCTTAAAACTTGGGACTATTCTTCTTCGGGAAGTAAACATAAAGAAACCGGATGCTGCAGCCTGGATTCAATTAATGATGCCCGGCAAGTTGCTGTAAGAATGGGATTCAAGCATTTTGTTCTTGATGTTCGTGAAGAGTTTGAAAAAAAAATAGTTAGCAATTTTATTGACGAATACCTTGTTGGGCACACACCTAACCCTTGTGTGTTATGCAATACTTTTATAAAATGGGAATTATTACTAAATAAGGCTGATGCTACCTCCTGCGATTATATTGCTACCGGGCATTATGCATGTGTACGCGAAGAAAATAAAAGATTTGTTTTATCAAAAGGTATTGATGAATTAAAAGATCAATCATATGTTTTATGGGGGCTTAAACAATCGTTTCTTTCCCGGACTATATTCCCTTTGGGGAACATCACAAAAACAGATATTAAATCATTAGCAAGAAAATCAGGATTTGATAACCTTTCCGATAAAAGCGAAAGTTATGAAATTTGTTTTATCCCCGACGATGATTATCGTTCATTTCTCGAATATAGAATTCCCGGGCTGAAAGAAAAATACAATGGAGGTAATTATATTTCCACTAATGGAAAAGTAATAGGCAAACATAAAGGGTATCCTTTTTATACGATTGGACAACGCAAAGGGCTTAATATTGCTACAGGTACACCAATGTATGTCATTGAAATTATTCCCGATAAAAATATCATTGTGCTGGGCACTAAAGATGAATTGATAAAAACCTCGTTGAAAGTAAAAAATTACAATCTCATTAAATATGAAAATATCCCTGAGAACATTGAGGTAATTACAAAAATAAGATACAAAGACCACGGTACTGTTAGTCGTTTAAAGCAGCAACATGATTTTATTGACATTGAATTCATGGGAAATGTAAATGCAATTGCCCCCGGACAATCTGCTGTTTTCTATGAAGGCAAAGATGTTGTTGGCGGTGGAGTCATCGTTTGA
- a CDS encoding D-sedoheptulose 7-phosphate isomerase encodes MISKAIQNSIALKEKILHNKELLRTVQIAADEIIVAFKNGNKVLFCGNGGSAADAQHLAAEFSGRFYYDREPLPSEALHVNTSFLTAVGNDYSFAKVYERAVKAQGKKGDILVGISTSGNSENIVNAMKAATELGMRTIGFTGETGGKMKNHSCYLINVPSTDTPRIQEAHIMLGHIICEIVEKTLFPK; translated from the coding sequence ATGATTAGCAAAGCCATTCAAAATTCCATAGCTTTAAAAGAAAAAATTTTACATAACAAGGAATTGCTTCGCACAGTTCAGATAGCGGCTGATGAAATTATTGTTGCTTTTAAAAACGGCAATAAAGTTTTATTTTGCGGTAATGGAGGCAGTGCAGCTGATGCGCAACACCTTGCAGCCGAATTCTCAGGACGTTTTTATTACGACCGCGAACCCTTGCCATCAGAGGCTTTGCATGTGAACACCAGTTTTCTTACTGCTGTCGGAAACGATTATTCATTTGCAAAAGTTTATGAACGTGCTGTAAAAGCGCAGGGAAAAAAAGGAGATATATTGGTTGGGATTTCTACATCAGGTAATTCCGAAAATATTGTTAATGCTATGAAAGCTGCTACTGAACTGGGAATGCGCACCATTGGCTTTACAGGCGAAACCGGCGGTAAAATGAAAAATCATAGTTGTTATTTGATTAATGTTCCTTCAACGGATACACCACGAATACAGGAAGCACATATTATGCTGGGGCATATTATCTGTGAAATTGTTGAAAAAACTTTATTCCCTAAATAA
- a CDS encoding HAD family hydrolase: MKKHSVNLFKNIDKSWTLFLDRDGVINKRIPDNYVLEWNQFEFLHGVLEALKVFSSVFGKIIIVTNQQGIGKGYMTETDLLKIHSNMISEIEKFGGRVDAVYFSPFLKESNHHTRKPNVGMALQAKKDFPEIDLKKSVMAGDSLSDMEFGHRAGMCNILISDEAEIAKKNHEIVNYLFPDLKTFSEKFINLQ, encoded by the coding sequence ATGAAAAAGCACAGCGTGAACTTATTTAAAAATATTGATAAAAGCTGGACATTGTTTCTCGACAGGGATGGTGTGATAAATAAACGCATCCCTGATAATTATGTTCTGGAATGGAATCAGTTTGAATTCCTTCACGGAGTGCTCGAGGCTTTAAAAGTTTTTTCTTCTGTTTTTGGAAAAATAATTATTGTTACAAATCAACAGGGAATTGGAAAAGGATACATGACCGAAACGGATTTGTTAAAGATTCATTCCAACATGATTTCGGAAATAGAAAAGTTTGGCGGAAGAGTTGATGCAGTTTATTTTTCTCCTTTCCTGAAAGAAAGTAATCATCACACACGCAAACCTAATGTGGGTATGGCTTTGCAGGCTAAGAAAGATTTTCCCGAGATCGATTTAAAAAAATCAGTAATGGCAGGCGACTCATTGAGTGATATGGAATTTGGTCATCGTGCAGGTATGTGTAACATCTTAATAAGTGATGAAGCAGAAATAGCTAAAAAAAATCATGAAATAGTAAATTATCTTTTTCCTGATTTGAAAACTTTTTCCGAAAAATTCATTAATTTGCAATAA